From the Zonotrichia albicollis isolate bZonAlb1 chromosome Z, bZonAlb1.hap1, whole genome shotgun sequence genome, one window contains:
- the LOC141727020 gene encoding interferon-like: MPAPTASAPRLPHAAPALLLLLTALASSLACQHLWTHEDTFPGDALRLLQDMAVGHTQPCHLTEPPFFPAGLLHNNLQPHQAAATALRILQHLFHTLSSNSTRQHWPSHARNHLLNKLQHHIHHLEQCLPDNAAPFKGPRNPLLAINKYFRDIHLFLHAHNHSACAWDHVRLEARASLQHLHNLTRTMRR, translated from the coding sequence ATGCCGGCGCCCACAGCCTCAGCGCCACGCCTGCCGCACGCCGCCCCGgcgctcctgctcctcctcaccgCTCTGgccagcagcctggcctgccAACACCTCTGGACGCACGAGGACACCTTCCCCGGCGACGCTCTCCGCCTCCTCCAGGACATGGCTGTCggccacacacagccctgccacctGACAGAGCCGCCCTTCTTCCCCGCCGGCCTGCTCCACAACAACCTGCAGCCGCACCAAGCCGCCGCCACCGCCCTGCGCATCCTGCAGCACCTCTTCCACACCCTCAGCTCCAACAGCACCCGCCAGCACTGGCCCAGCCACGCTCGCAACCACCTCCTCAACAAGCTGCAGCACCACATCCACCACCTGGAGCAATGCCTCCCCGACAACGCCGCGCCCTTCAAAGGACCACGCAACCCGCTGCTCGCCATCAACAAGTACTTCAGGGACATCCACCTCTTCCTGCACGCCCACAACCACAGCGCCTGCGCCTGGGACCACGTCCGCCTCGAAGCTCGTGCCTCTCTACAGCACCTCCACAACCTCACACGCACCATGCGCCGCTAG